One Fusarium poae strain DAOMC 252244 chromosome 4, whole genome shotgun sequence DNA window includes the following coding sequences:
- the ATG26 gene encoding Sterol 3-beta-glucosyltransferase (BUSCO:1779at5125), which yields MATQANNAPASQASIGDGDLKEHVHNELDKIQRQGSTATLFPEPLRESDSDDSADEHNGPTQAPPMFMNMNQSIYGLIAQASNRVDFNDRFDGISSDEEGESSQSNRTESIARTSILQPAGKGKDKVHRRRKLSEHKLLRSLPALPKLRSRHKSQPSNLPAPTEAADEADDEDGDGGLLPAPALTLTRQDTQGRLAPVMSRMLEAKADLSSRPSFDLDRLSSDVSRSSDGDEVSALSKKLKEIFEFDEFEQVIEEYPCWLLQSVLLQGYMYITTKHICFYAYLPKKTHEAVKSGYLSKSGKRNPSYARFWFRLKGDVLTYYKTATDVYFPHGQIDLRYGISASVVDKDKEALHFVVETHHRTYKFKADSAPSAKEWVKSLQRVIFRSHNDGDSVKISLPIKNVMDIEDTQMISFADTCKIRVIDNDETYAIDEYFFSFFSFGKEAINVLKILIEDSSGGRSTEQLLTGDEHDSSQPPSGHASKAANKNVSSKLSTGKLPDTVKATLAPISPLSPRSPSQLSPRASMDAPRSSFDAFKRFGKKSVDVPSSIGDHSPRRSFSGTRRSTSYHHRQGTTTPKQAHDSEDSFLQSSVENPSISTMSPSSYDEPSASQILQGSDVFHSPMMRRSASASRKRDQSGKRTPRSSSAHGDRRHGIPHAATTGSMQEMGDDQANSQRPVTPTLNSITKIGAYPLQRANAFAEYLSRTSQRMGSMFATESLGYVEKVQGMWKGEHRHYDEPQELRTDDDADDIDSEADDKMQTTMDRFRAHFALPESEKLVATYFGAIFKVLPLYGKFYISDRSFCFRSLYPGTRTKLILPLKDIENVHKEKGFRFGYYGLTVVIRGHEELFFEFRRPGLRDDCAVTLHQLMETNRFLEESGILDQEEQEDEEAVAAMAERDALQEARQDEFVDHELALPRETSGVSNAPTILFDNPNSSGLAFKPQKSMKITCLTIGSRGDVQPYIALCKGLLAEGHKPRIATHGEFQEWVESHGIEFARVEGDPADLMRLCIENGTFTWSFLREANSTFRGWLDDLLASAYTACEGSELLIESPSAMAGIHIAEKLGIPYFRAFTMPWTRTRAYPHAFVMPEHKMGGAYNYMTYVMFDNIFWKATAYQVNRWRNKTLGLPSTSLEKMQPNKVPFLYNFSPSVVAPPVDFSDWIKVTGYWFLNEGGDWKPPQDLQDFIAKARADGKKIVYVGFGSIIVKDPAKMTQEVIDAVLKADVRCILSKGWSDRISPKDDASKPRPEEPVMPAEIHVIKSAPHDWLFSQIDAAAHHGGSGTTGASLRAGIPTIIRPFFGDQFFFATRVEDLGVGVWVRKWGTNSFGRALWEVTRNERMIVKARVLGEQIRSESGVDNAIQCIYRDMEYARSLIKPKAGTNNAQHDLAEDDDTEESWTFVGRDEPDPDAVTKKLSEGLVGLGAAGDRPLPLGSRAPTST from the exons TGGGGATGGAGACCTCAAGGAGCATGTCCATAACGAACTTGACAAGATCCAAAGACAGGGCTCTACAGCGACCTTATTTCCCGAGCCTTTACGAGAAAGCGATAGCGATGACTCCGCCGACGAACACAATGGTCCGACTCAAGCACCTCCGATGTTTATGAACATGAACCAGAGTATATATGGACTTATCGCGCAGGCTAGCAACCGGGTCGACTTTAACGATCGCTTTGATGGAATAAGCAGCGATGAAGAGGGCGAAAGTTCACAAAGTAATCGCACAGAAAGTATCGCCCGAACTTCAATTTTGCAGCCTGCAGGCAAAGGAAAAGACAAGGTTCACAGGCGAAGGAAGCTTTCAGAACACAAACTTTTGCGATCATTACCTGCGTTGCCCAAACTTCGCTCTCGACATAAATCTCAACCATCTAATTTACCTGCTCCTACAGAAGCTGCTGACGAAgcagacgacgaagacggaGACGGTGGTTTGTTACCAGCACCAGCCCTTACTTTAACACGCCAAGATACACAAGGCCGCTTGGCGCCAGTTATGAGTAGAATGTTGGAGGCCAAGGCAGACTTGTCTAGCAGACCTAGCTTTGATCTAGATCGCCTGTCGTCAGATGTTAGTCGATCTAGTGATGGCGACGAAGTGTCGGCTCTTTCCAAAAAATTGAAGGAGATTTTCGAGTTCGACGAGTTTGAACAGGTTATTGAAG AATACCCATGCTGGCTTTTGCAAAGCGTCCTGCTTCAAGGGTACATGTACATTACAACCAAGCATATCTGTTTCTATGCATACCTCCCTAAGAAGACG CACGAAGCTGTTAAGTCCGGGTACCTATCAAAAAGCGGCAAACGCAACCCGAGCTACGCAAGGTTTTGGTTCAGACTAAAGGGCGATGTCTTGACCTATTACAAAACAGCAACAGATGTCTACTTCCCCCACGGACAGATCGATCTGCGGTACGGCATCTCAGCCAGTGTtgttgacaaagacaaggaagCTCTCCATTTTGTCGTTGAGACCCATCATCGAACATACAAGTTCAAGGCCGACAGCGCTCCAAGTGCAAAGGAATGGGTCAAGAGCCTTCAGAGAGTCATCTTTCGAAGTCACAATGATGGCGACAGCGTCAAGATTTCATTACCGATCAAGAATGTCATGGATATCGAGGATACGCAGATGATTTCATTCGCAGATACTTGCAAGATTCGTGTCATTGACAATGACGAGACATACGCTATTGATGAG tacttcttctctttcttcagcTTTGGCAAGGAAGCCATCAATGTCCTCAAGATTCTAATCGAAGATTCGTCTGGGGGCCGCTCAACGGAACAGTTATTAACTGGAGATGAACATGATAGTTCACAACCTCCATCCGGCCACGCTTCAAAGGCAGCAAACAAAAATGTTTCCAGTAAATTGAGCACAGGAAAGCTACCGGATACCGTCAAAGCGACCTTGGCACCCATATCACCACTATCGCCTCGTTCACCCAGTCAGTTAAGCCCTCGTGCAAGTATGGATGCGCCACGGTCGAGTTTCGACGCCTTCAAACGATTTGGGAAGAAGAGTGTAGATGTACCAAGCTCCATTGGAGACCACAGCCCTCGAAGGAGTTTTAGTGGAACAAGACGCTCGACGAGCTATCATCATCGACAAGGCACTACGACCCCCAAGCAAGCACACGATTCGGAAGACTCATTCCTCCAATCATCGGTCGAGAACCCGAGCATCTCTACCATGTCACCATCTTCTTACGATGAACCATCCGCAAGTCAGATCCTTCAGGGAAGTGATGTCTTCCACAGTCCGATGATGCGGCGATCCGCCTCGGCTTCCAGAAAGCGTGACCAGTCTGGCAAACGAACGCCTCGCAGCTCTAGCGCCCATGGAGATCGCCGCCACGGTATTCCTCATGCCGCAACGACAGGTTCCATGCAGGAAATGGGAGATGATCAGGCCAATTCTCAGCGACCTGTAACCCCGACACTTAATAGCATTACCAAGATTGGCGCCTATCCTTTACAGAGAGCCAACGCGTTTGCCGAATACTTGAGTCGTACAAGCCAACGCATGGGATCCATGTTTGCAACTGAATCCTTAGGCTATGTGGAGAAGGTGCAGGGCATGTGGAAGGGGGAGCATCGACACTACGATGAGCCGCAAGAGCTTCGAACGGACGACGATGCAGATGACATCGATTCGGAGGCAGATGATAAAATGCAAACTACGATGGATCGGTTTCGAGCGCATTTCGCCCTGCCCGAGTCTGAGAAGCTTGTCGCGACATATTTTGGAGCCATCTTCAAGGTTTTGCCTCTGTATGGAAAGTTCTACATTAGCGACCGCTCATTCTGCTTCCGGAGTTTGTATCCCggaacaagaacaaaactCATTCTCCCTCTGAAGGATATTGAGAACGTTCACAAGGAAAAGGGCTTCCGGTTTGGCTACTACGGCCTGACAGTTGTTATCCGTGGTCATGAGGAGCTCTTCTTCGAGTTTAGACGACCTGGCCTTCGAGACGACTGCGCAGTCACCTTGCATCAGCTCATGGAAACTAACCGTTTTCTCGAAGAGTCCGGCATTCTCGaccaagaagagcaagaggatgaggaagcTGTTGCTGCTATGGCGGAACGAGATGCCCTGCAAGAAGCAAGGCAGGATGAGTTTGTTGATCACGAGCTGGCACTACCCCGCGAGACATCTGGTGTCTCTAATGCCCCTACGATCCTCTTTGACAACCCCAACTCGTCAGGCCTCGCATTCAAGCCGCAAAAGTCGATGAAGATTACATGTCTTACCATTGGATCACGAGGTGATGTTCAGCCATATATTGCCCTGTGCAAGGGCCTTCTCGCCGAGGGTCATAAGCCACGGATTGCCACCCATGGTGAGTTTCAGGAATGGGTTGAGAGCCATGGCATCGAGTTTGCACGAGTTGAAGGAGACCCTGCTGATCTGATGCGCTTGTGTATCGAGAATGGAACATTCACTTGGTCATTCCTCCGAGAAGCAAACTCAACGTTCCGAGGATGGCTTGATGATTTGTTGGCCTCTGCGTATACCGCATGCGAGGGTTCTGAGCTACTGATCGAGTCTCCATCTGCCATGGCGGGGATTCACATCGCGGAGAAGCTCGGGATTCCCTACTTCCGAGCATTCACTATGCCTTGGACTAGGACACGAGCATATCCTCACGCTTTCGTTATGCCCGAGCACAAAATGGGCGGAGCTTACAATTACATGACGTACGTTATGTTCGATAACATCTTTTGGAAAGCTACCGCCTATCAAGTCAACCGATGGAGGAACAAGACATTGGGTCTCCCCAGTACAAGTCTCGAGAAAATGCAACCCAACAAGGtaccttttctttataacttcAGTCCCAGTGTGGTTGCTCCACCTGTGGACTTTTCGGATTGGATCAAAGTTACTGGATACTGGTTCCTTAATGAGGGCGGTGATTGGAAGCCTCCTCAAGATTTGCAAGACTTCATCGCTAAAGCGAGGGCGGATGGGAAGAAGATCGTTTATGTCGGTTTCGGTTCAATCATCGTCAAGGATCCTGCCAAGATGACACAGGAGGTCATTGATGCTGTTCTCAAGGCCGATGTGCGATGTATCCTCTCAAAGGGTTGGTCTGATCGCATTTCGCCTAAGGATGATGCCTCCAAACCCCGTCCTGAAGAACCAGTAATGCCCGCTGAGATCCATGTGATCAAGTCGGCGCCGCACGACTGGCTGTTCAGTCAAATCGACGCCGCTGCGCATCACGGAGGTTCCGGAACGACAGGTGCTAGTCTGCGAGCTGGAATTCCAACCATCATCCGCCCTTTCTTTGGTGATCAGTTTTTCTTCGCGACACGTGTCGAAGACCTGGGTGTTGGAGTCTGGGTCAGGAAATGGGGTACCAACAGTTTCGGTCGAGCCCTCTGGGAAGTGACGCGTAACGAGCGCATGATCGTGAAGGCTCGTGTTCTTGGTGAACAGATCCGCAGT GAATCTGGTGTTGACAATGCCATCCAATGTATATACCGCGATATGGAGTATGCCAGGAGCCTCATCAAGCCTAAGGCGGGCACGAATAACGCACAGCACGACCTTGCCGAAGACGATGATACTGAAGAAAGTTGGACATTCGTCGGAAGAGACGAACCGGACCCTGATGCCGTAACGAAGAAGCTAAGTGAGGGTCTAGTCGGCCTTGGGGCGGCAGGTGATCGACCCCTACCGTTGGGAAGCCGAGCTCCCACATCAACATGA